In Mangifera indica cultivar Alphonso chromosome 14, CATAS_Mindica_2.1, whole genome shotgun sequence, the DNA window CTTCTTGTTAGACCTATTTTGGCAATCTTCTTGGTTTCCTCGCTTTCTTGATTAAGTTTGATTCTATCCCTCCTTGTATTCCTGAGTTGAAATGAGctattttgatttaaatcagAAGCTATAATTTTCTCTGCTCCCTATTTCTATCTGGAAAATTATTGATTtctgaattaaatcaaattaaaagattttcaaCTTTCACCATTGTTCATTTCCCCCATGTTTTTCtccaaataaaaatttccttTTGGACAGATAAGCCGAAGCTTCATCAATTTCCCCTGTATTTAGTTCCAAAACAGCTCAATTTCGGATTAAATGATGGTAAATAAGAATCCCCTGTTTCCACTTTGATGGCTCATTCTGTTTTTTGACTATTAATTGACAGTTATTAATACATCAGTTTACAATTATGATTTTCTaattgggttttgatttttcttttcttgacaGATAAGGAGATCTTCATACCATGATGTGATAAGGGTTTCTGAAATACAGAAAGTGCTCGACATTTCTGGAGTTCAAACTTATGTCATAAACAGTGCAAGGGTCGTGTTCTTGAATGAGAGGCGTCAGCCTAGGCCTGGCAAAGGTGTAACCAACAACTGTGAGGTCTGTGAAAGGAGCCTTCTTGACTCCTTCCGGTTCTGCTCTCTCGGCTGCAAGGTACTACAATGTTGCAGATCTTCTGTTTCtgctgtttggttgctgagaaagtgtaggaatttttttttaaaaaataaggttttttattttccctATATCCTTAGTCATTAAGTAAATAAAGAATTcaacttaataatatttaatgtatgAACATTTTGGTTGGTGAGATtattttgactttttctttAGGGACAGTGGCAATGTGAAGCATTAAAATTCCCGTTTTCTTCGGCTTCTCAATTGCAAATGAAAAGCATGAATTGCCTTTTAATCACCAATTTTCTAAACATTCTGTTGAAATCATTGATCACAGATTGTTGGAACATCGAAGAATTtcgagaagaaaagaaagaatcgACTTGCAATGGGGTCGGATTCTGAGGACTCATACAGCAGCAGCAGCCATGGCAAGCACAAGAACAGTAGCagcaacaacaaaaacaacaaagttCAAAGCTTCTCGCCATCAACGCCACCTCCAACTGCTGGTAGTTTCCGAACTGGCAATCGAAGAAAGGGAATCCCCCACCGAGCCCCCATGGGGGGATTATTCATAGAATACTAGTGTCATTATTAGTCCCTCAGTTATACAAGTTAGTAGTTTAACAGTGCTTCTACTACTGCTTAGTTTTCTTTAGCGTTCCCTGTACATAGAAGCAGCAAACAGAAGCTTGGAAAATAGGAGGGGGGAAATGGAAATTAAGACAAAATATGGAAGGCTTGATGGTAATAAGTGAAAGGTGCTCTATACTTAAGTTTTGGTAATAGTTGTGGGTTGGGATGTAAATAGAGAAAAGATAGTGGATGTATTTATATATGGAAATGAAATAAGACAACTATATCTttgttgttagtttttttttaattgtttctatTTTTAGATGTAAATCAATGGTGGTAATAAGGCCTTTCCAAGTTTGGTGGGTCCATAGTGGTGGTGGCACGTGTGATCTGTTTCTCAGTGCGTGTAATGAAATAATGGGGCTCGCTCGGCCGCCGCCCTTTACAAAACCATTTTCTCAAGGTCAGAAAGGCGGTTTGGATTGGATTGGTTTGCTTTCTGAGGTCAAGTGGGCTCCCTTCTTGTTTTCCATAGATTCGATAAAatcaatgatatttttacctACCCactaaagtaaaattaaaaaaaagtgacTTTCTTTGATCTTATTTTTGTCACATTTTTCATGTATTATAAAGTTCGACTCTcattggaattaaaaaaatatatattattgtttgagtTGCGAAAAATGGGATTCCAACTACACGAAgaagtgtttaaaatttttttaataatattttaaaattaaaatttttatttatttaatatagtatTTATACCGTTAATTAGTTATTTACTTTGATatagttgatttaatttttaaaaaataatttaatttaaataaaaatttttgttattaaaaaaaaataaaagttatccTAAGAACATCATATAtcgaaataaatttttttattataaaaaataataatttaagataatCATCGGATCTAAAATTTCGTCACTGAAGAGAGATGTGAACGGTGAAAAAGAGAGTGGGGTCGGGAAAATTGAATTTATGGTATATTTTTGTGTTAGGTCGGTGGTTAGATGCCACATTGAAACAGACTTTATTGTGTGAAGGCAATCAAATTCAAAGGCTTTCAAGAAGTTTGCTTTTTCTCATGTAATTGCCAAATGTCGTTTTGGAACTTGTTTCATCTGACTCATAATAACTACATCGCAAAAAACGTGTTCCAATTTTCTACCTTTTTAAAACCTTCCAGAACATCTACTTCTTCTTCACCCTCATTTGGGGCaaattactatttcccaccaagttGGATGATACCATATATTTTTACCTATTAAgttaaatctttaaaatctattaataaaaagaataaaaacattcaaattaaataatatattatcttcaaaatttcattacgtatattattttatcaataattttcattaattttaattaaaaagaaaaaattaaattaattatcgcCAATGACATT includes these proteins:
- the LOC123196937 gene encoding protein RGF1 INDUCIBLE TRANSCRIPTION FACTOR 1-like, with product MGPDEDDNRWPPWLKPLLRERFFVQCKLHADSHKSECNMYCLDCMNGAFCSLCLAYHKDHRAIQIRRSSYHDVIRVSEIQKVLDISGVQTYVINSARVVFLNERRQPRPGKGVTNNCEVCERSLLDSFRFCSLGCKIVGTSKNFEKKRKNRLAMGSDSEDSYSSSSHGKHKNSSSNNKNNKVQSFSPSTPPPTAGSFRTGNRRKGIPHRAPMGGLFIEY